The sequence ACGTACATTGCGTCCGACTCGAAAATCTTTTGAATCCAGTTAAATAACCAACGAGTCGTATAATACttgaccaatgtagtcaatattggccgatcggggatatttcggatatcggccttgGAGCGGTAGGATAAGCATTGTATCGGCGATACGATATCTTGGGGATAATATCGTCCAAtttagtcaatatcggccgatatatcggggatatttcaagATATTCTTGACGgaactttggatgatttgcaagatattTTTGGTGAAGAAAGTAGACCAGTTGATAGTataggtgcatgtagctctcgaagtaagtctacttacccaaccgactctgagtatgatggatatgatactgatCAATTGATGTTAGAAACTGATTATGGACAACTTGATGGAGCTAATGGAGttactgaagatgatgatatctatagtggctcgtatgattttgaataagattgtaatatccttgtttaattaccattttagttagtaaactttaaagttgttgaagttactcttttgtttctaGTTTGAACTTTGtacttgtttaattaccattttaggcagtaaactttaaagttgttgaagttactctcctaTTTCTAGTTTGATCTTGTTTATCTATcattttaggtagtaaactttaaagttattgaagttactcttgtgtttttgataaaattgatgatagctataaaattatagtctctaaatttggAACCGAAATTATACCGATATATGAACGATAATATCGCctatataaaatcgtaccagtgtatcggtcctggCCGAGATAAACCGATTTCCAATATTAaatagtaggaattaccaataggtaccattatagtgttcttagttagtggcaggtccacccattaaagcccagtaatcagaggtccataaaacatgaaaatggaccaaattttttaagcccaggtcctgcacacgtgcgAGATCAGGTATACGTAATatgaaaataccaaaaataacctttcctatttaatatgttaaaagaaggagaaatattattcacatttcatattcattttcttcttctctttcctctcaccattgctgcagatgaagaggaagatttgtctttattctttctcgtttctaccgaatcagatgatgaagatttttCTATTGTAATGTTTCTTTTAAGGTTTTGGCGATCTAATCATTGTTGTGCTTGATTATGTTTTCGATCTCCATGGTTGATTTGTCGACTACAtattagatctagatgaataatcacattTTTTGTTTATGTCGTTGCTAGATTCGATTATGCCACTTCCATTTTAGATGTTTTAGACGTGTTTCAGTTCTTCTTTGTATATGAAGCAACAGTATGTATAtcccgtactgatagaaacttagtttatttttgagaagaagaagaagaagaagatgcatcgttatgatttacgacgagaagattgtttgtgtttccaggtatgtatattaacaatgattttcggtttccattttatttttttcatagattcgttactagtttttcacatgcagctgaagtttagattatgaatcagcagtacatatatgatgtactgaaaaattatgctttaattttgttatttttgtagtttttgatatttttcttcttcgatctagaagtatatatatggaatattgaagaaaaaaaagtgtttcgattctggtTTTTAGAGATTCATTACTTGTTTTTCACATGcaactgattttagtttcattttggttatttttgatatgcttttaagttgtttttgtgtattaatcatcggtacgtatatgatatactggtgtattttgatggaacaagttcagatctaaataaacaatcatgttttgtgtttatttcatTCGTAGATActtttatggtttgtttttcagttttcttttgtgtattacctatcagtacatatatgacgtagTGTTTTATTTTTGTGGttactatgaatctataggttttctcttatttttttgggtttgttatagtttgtttttgtgtataaattgacagtacatatctgGTGTACTGATATAAAATTCTTTTAATTCTGTTTGTTCAgtgttttgccatttttttttggtttgatccattagTACATATgggtaatactgaaatatgtgtatGAACTGACAGTACATATCTGGTGTAATGAGTTTGTTATGATTATTGAGCATTAAATTACTCGAATTGGTGATTAATTAAGAGTTGATTCTTCATTTTGTCAAAGCTTCAGAGTTGAGGTAATCTTCTAATTCAAATATTTTGGAAATTGATAACGGCagatgtgatgatgatgatggtttaCAAGACTGTGCTCTCAAAATTAATGCACCAAATCTAGTGTCATTTACCTATCATGGTTGGGTGGCaaaggaatattttctttccagttTTCAAACACTAGAGTCTGCAAGCGTTTGGCTTTGTGTACCAAGGGGGCGAAAGATAGGTGCAGCTGTAAGTAAGTTTTTTCAAGCGCTTGCACATGTAAAAAAATTAACAATATGTGTTGCAACCCTACAGGTACTCTTCTTTTTTTTgctctctttaaatttttatgtaaTATATGCTCAAGCAGATTCCTAAAAACTAATATACTTGCTAATGTTGCTTTAGTTGTGATGAATAGACAATATCCGTTGCGGACGAGTTCGTAAACATTGTACCTATATTTCGTAATTTGGAGAAGTTGTTACTAGAACTGGAAGTAACTATTGATAAATCAGTATTTCCACTGCTCAAAGCAACACCTAATTTGACTCATCTTGAATTTAGTGAGGTAAGTACACAAAACTTGTGATGTTTATTACCCATCTTAGAAAAACAAGTCATGGGTGTTGTTAAGCATATTTATGCCGTTAAAAAATTTACTCTTTTAATGTTTatctatttcttttttttttctaatcccAACCCAGAACATTCACGACAAAGTAGAAGATGAAGATTGGGATGGTCTTATGTTGACAACAAGATGTTTGTTTGAACACCTCCAGTCTGCTTGTTTCATGTTTTTTCATGAAAATGCGAGGGAGATGAGGTGGTTGAAACTAATTCTGAGGAATGCAAAAGTTTTGCAGCggatatatactcgaatttgtaaacagtgcaacagatatgtactcagatttgtaagcagtgcgacatatatgtactcaaatttgttagCAGATATGTGCTCGAATTTGTGAGTAGTGTGCcacatatgtactcaaatttgtaagcagtgtagacacacacgtttggtagaagggggtattatggtcatttctatgatttaattaattttggacctctggATAAAAAAAAATCCGATTAGAccttactataaataactatatgggctttGGACTAATCAACAAATTTTCCTATTAACTACATTGTACTTGACTAAATTACCTCCGAGCCATATGTTTGAGCCAATTCAAATCTCGAGTCAAACGACCTGATAACTGCCTCAACTACCTCTGAGTCAGATCCCCGAATGTGCCAACATTTCAATGCCTCTATGCCACATTTGTGATGGATATGGCATCATAGTGTTAAAAGAATATATGTTGGTCATGAAATGAACCACTGTAGGAAAATGAAAGCTGGATTCCAAAAAATCCTAAACGCTTCTTCTTCATCCACTTGTTATTCAAATCCAAACCCCAATTTCTTCAATTCATCAAAAACCCTTTTCTTtactcccttttcttcttcttcctcaattTTGAGAAGAAGAGGAATTAATATCAAATCCAATCAAATTCACACTGTTGTTTCAGCAATGAGTTCTTCTAGTTATAAACCTGAACAGGCTAGAGTTCCTCCTGCTATTCCTGTACCTTCTCCTCCTATCACCAAGGTAAAATCAATCTCTCCCTCACACACTTAATTTGATCAAATTTGCCCCAATTTTTGATTCCTTTTTTTTAATCGATTTTTAGTTGTAAAGATTAGATTTTTATTATGGATGTGTAGTTTTCTAGAGTATGATTGAATGTTAAAAGTTAAGATAGGGTGATTGGAGGCCGAATTTGTATTTGGGGGTGGTGGCGATGGTGGTGAATGGAGGGTGTTGGTAAGTGGTCTGTTGTGGTGGGTGTTTGAGTGGGGTGGTGGTGGCTGGTGATCTAGAATCTAGACGGTGGTGATCCACACAACCCCAGCTACCACAAACACCTTTCAAATTTAGGCTTCTGAATGTGTCCTATACTCCACCAACCCTAGTATATCTTATCTTGTTTGAGTTTTgggtattggtggtggtggtcaaCGCAAGTCCAACCATCACCACCAATACCACCCAGCAGCATTGAGATTTACGCTTTTGAATGTATCTTGTATATCTTATCTTGTGTCAATTTATATCTGTTCTTGCTGATTGCCATTTATTCCATTATGTCTATTTTCCATGTATTTCAGTTCAAGATTGCTCTTTGTCAATTGTCTGTAACTGAGGACAAAGAAAGGAACATTGTTCATGCTCGTAAAGCTATTCAAGAAGCTGCGGAAAAGGGTGCTGAACTTGTTCTTTTGCCGGTAAGTTCTTACAACAAAACCCCTGTGGCATTGCAGAGTGGTTTCGCTTAAGCTGTTAGAAAACTTATTGCATTAGTACACCAGGTGAAAAATTTATCGGTGTTTAAATCCGCATAGGACATCAGTGAGTAACTAGATCTGTATTAGCCATTACAAAAAGTAGTATTATCTAAGAGACTCCTTAATAACCAGTTTAAACTTAGGGTCACCTTAGAAGACATCTCTAGTACCTAAATCTAGCTGGTACACTCTTCTAGCACCGGAGTCTTGCGCACAATTGATTACGCTATAAATCCAGTTTATTTACAAACATGAGCTGCTGCAAAATGAGACTCCACCAGGAAAAGACATTTTTCTTTGGGTTTCATATAGCAAGACTAGTAATTTAGATGGTgctggaatttatgtttcttaTGTTTTGCCACCCTCTTTTTTCTCAGGAAATATGgaacagtccatattcaaatgACAGCTTCCCAGTGTACGCAGAAGATATTGATGCTGGTGGTGATGCATCTCCATCAACTGCTATGCTTTCTGAAGTTGCTCGTAGTCTCAAGATTACCATAGTTGGTGGGTCTATCCCTGAGCGTTGTGGTGACCGTCTGTACAATGCATGTTGCGTCTATGGCAAAGATGGAATACTGAAGGCGAAACACAGAAAGGTGTAGTTTTGAATTTAGTATAGTCATTCATAATCTCTAGCTAGTTTTGCGAAAGTTTATATCTTGTCCTGATGATCTTCTGGTGTTGGTTGAATTAATGATCTAATGGGATAACAGATTCATCTTTTCGACATTGACATTCCTGGAAAAATCACCTTTATGGAATCAAAGACTCTCACTCCTGGGGAGACCCCTACCATAGTAGATACAGGTATTGTGGTAATAGTTTCTTTGTTGTTGATGCAACagtattttttcttatttattgGATTCTTTGGAGGTTCATGTCGATAATTCTGTTTTCTTTGCACTATGGGATTAGTTACACTAAAATAGAAAGAATTATCTATCCTTTTGTAGTGATAAATCATTGGAAATTTTGATTCGACTGCCCTTCAACGACTGTATAGATGTTGCAGATGTTGGCTGTGTTGGTCCCTAAATTCCTATAACATGTATTGCAAATTGATCACTAGTTTGTGTTTGCAGATGTTGGCCGTATCGGTATTGGTATTTGTTATGACATTCGGTTTCAAGAGCTAGCAACTATTTATGCATCAAGAGGTCCTTTTCTTTCTTACACTCATTTGTTCACATAAAGTTGTTAGCTTCGCAGATAAATTTATATGTATGTTCCAccaaggttttttttttccttctatacGCGATGAAATGACCATGAAGATTATGTGATCATCAGGTGCCCACCTATTGTGCTACCCTGGGGCCTTTAACATGACTACTGGTCCTTTACACTGGGAATTGCTGCAGAGAGCTAGGTAATGATATTTCAGCATCGGTTCTGGTTATTATTCTTATGGAGAATTTTCTTGTTATCATGTTTGTGTACTTGCACATAGATGCCGTCATGATTAGGTTAAAGTTGTTTGCAATATCAAACTATTGTTGAAAGTCGAACATTAGTACCAGGCCATGCTATCTTTATTGAGGAAACAAAGATGGCCACATCTTGCTTATCGCATTATCTCCAAGACTTAAATAAACCAAAGTTGCAATCAGAGCTGAACCGTGTCATCTTAGCAATCTCCTTAGCATTTTGCCTCATTATTCTTTCGATATGCTTTCTGTTCTGATGCTTTTTCCCCTTTTCTGTATGCCAGGGCAGTGGATAATCAGGTATTAACAAATAATCATCTATTCTCACTAAG comes from Papaver somniferum cultivar HN1 chromosome 7, ASM357369v1, whole genome shotgun sequence and encodes:
- the LOC113294553 gene encoding omega-amidase, chloroplastic-like gives rise to the protein MNHCRKMKAGFQKILNASSSSTCYSNPNPNFFNSSKTLFFTPFSSSSSILRRRGINIKSNQIHTVVSAMSSSSYKPEQARVPPAIPVPSPPITKFKIALCQLSVTEDKERNIVHARKAIQEAAEKGAELVLLPEIWNSPYSNDSFPVYAEDIDAGGDASPSTAMLSEVARSLKITIVGGSIPERCGDRLYNACCVYGKDGILKAKHRKIHLFDIDIPGKITFMESKTLTPGETPTIVDTDVGRIGIGICYDIRFQELATIYASRGAHLLCYPGAFNMTTGPLHWELLQRARAVDNQLYVATCSPARDAGAGYTAWGHSTLVGPFGEVLATTEHDEAIVISEIDYSVMDLRRTNLPLEKQRRGDLYQLVDVQRLNSPTA